One Paenibacillus sp. FSL H7-0737 DNA segment encodes these proteins:
- a CDS encoding TetR/AcrR family transcriptional regulator encodes MSKVDRRILKSQEALKKAVIELMSEKNFDYITIQDLSDKANVSRGTIYLHYQDKYDLLDKLIEEHIEVLRVLCESAAELDFIEATLKWTEYFDNHYSFFSMMLASKGAPYFRNRFLTFLQKEFRHEVNVTKGINHGLNEEVMISFVASAYAGVVEWWFKNEKPVTHQILAEQLGTLLERNL; translated from the coding sequence ATGTCTAAAGTGGATAGAAGGATTCTTAAATCGCAAGAAGCACTTAAGAAAGCTGTTATTGAATTGATGTCCGAGAAGAATTTTGACTACATTACCATACAGGATCTCTCCGACAAGGCAAATGTAAGCCGAGGAACCATTTATCTTCATTATCAGGATAAATATGATTTGTTAGACAAGCTTATCGAGGAACATATAGAAGTTCTTAGAGTACTTTGCGAATCGGCAGCAGAATTAGATTTCATCGAGGCCACGTTGAAGTGGACGGAATACTTCGATAATCATTATTCTTTTTTCTCTATGATGCTGGCGAGCAAAGGCGCCCCTTATTTCCGTAATCGGTTCTTAACCTTTCTTCAAAAAGAGTTTAGACATGAAGTAAATGTAACGAAAGGGATAAACCACGGATTAAATGAAGAGGTTATGATTAGTTTTGTGGCATCGGCTTATGCAGGGGTAGTGGAATGGTGGTTCAAGAATGAGAAGCCTGTGACACATCAAATCTTGGCTGAACAACTTGGGACTTTGTTGGAAAGAAATTTATAG
- a CDS encoding glycoside hydrolase family 3 protein has product MNQRETINTKSLHTISYVSNKGGPTLGYSPDSGVQILEQDGLFFKDLNRNGKLDKYEDWRLTPRERAEDLASQMSIEQIAGLMLYSRHQSIPALSSSWFSGTYNGKSYEESGAKPWELTDEQLAFLAQDHLRHILVTTVESPEIAALWNNQVQAFAEGTGLGIPANNSSDPRHGSDSSSEFNAGAGGQISMWPETLGLAATFDPKITYRFGQVASREYRALGLGTALSPQIDIATDPRWFRFNGTFGEDSKLSADMARAYVDGFQSSKDDREINEGWGYDSVNAMVKHWPGGGSGEGGRDAHYACGKYAVYPGANFDEHLIPFTEGAFKLEGPTKQASAVMPYYTISTDQDQVNGENVGNSYNSYLINDLLRGKYGYDGVVCTDWLITADESDSKDSFLSGKPWGVEGMSVAERHYKLLMAGVDQFGGNNEMEPVLEAYRMGVAEHGEVWMRNRFERSAVRLLLNIFRLGLFENPYLKPEESARIVGNPEFMQSGYEAQLKSIVLLKNKNRVLPLAAKQTVYVPKRYTPAGKDWFGNPTPEKTEYPVNLDVVSKYYYVTDQPEKADFALVFISNPKSGVGFSQEDSEQGGNGYVPISLQFRPYTAEHAREQSLAGDARDNDVLNRSYKGKTVVTHNESDLDRVLEARKLMKDKPVIVSMLLSNPSVVAEFEGEADAILVNFGLQDQALMEVLTGAEEPSGLLPVQMPSGMQTVEEQLEDVAHDMECHADSEGNVYDFAFGMNWNGVIEDERTKNYRK; this is encoded by the coding sequence ATGAATCAGAGAGAGACTATTAACACTAAAAGCCTTCATACCATTTCTTACGTAAGCAATAAGGGCGGTCCAACCTTGGGTTATTCCCCGGATTCTGGAGTGCAGATTCTCGAGCAGGACGGACTTTTCTTCAAAGATCTGAATCGTAATGGCAAGCTGGATAAATATGAGGACTGGCGATTGACGCCGCGAGAGCGGGCTGAAGATCTAGCTTCACAAATGAGTATTGAACAAATTGCTGGACTCATGCTGTATAGTCGTCATCAATCCATCCCAGCACTTAGTAGCAGCTGGTTCTCAGGAACATATAACGGTAAATCCTATGAGGAGAGCGGAGCTAAGCCATGGGAGCTTACCGATGAACAATTAGCATTTCTGGCACAGGACCACCTGAGACATATTCTGGTGACCACCGTGGAGAGTCCAGAAATAGCTGCTCTGTGGAACAATCAGGTGCAGGCATTTGCAGAAGGAACCGGCCTTGGGATTCCAGCCAACAACAGCTCCGACCCACGCCATGGCTCAGATTCTAGCTCAGAGTTTAATGCTGGAGCTGGTGGGCAAATCTCCATGTGGCCGGAGACGCTGGGCCTTGCGGCAACCTTCGATCCGAAGATCACCTATCGTTTCGGGCAAGTTGCATCACGTGAGTATCGTGCACTTGGTCTAGGGACGGCGCTATCGCCGCAAATCGATATTGCTACAGATCCACGATGGTTTCGTTTTAACGGCACTTTTGGCGAGGATTCGAAGTTATCTGCTGACATGGCAAGGGCTTATGTCGACGGCTTCCAGAGCTCGAAAGATGACAGGGAGATTAACGAAGGCTGGGGATATGACAGCGTGAACGCTATGGTAAAACACTGGCCTGGCGGTGGTTCCGGGGAAGGCGGAAGGGATGCGCATTATGCTTGTGGCAAATATGCTGTCTATCCGGGTGCTAACTTTGATGAACATCTTATTCCATTTACAGAAGGGGCTTTCAAGCTGGAAGGCCCAACCAAACAGGCTTCAGCAGTCATGCCTTATTACACAATTTCTACAGATCAAGATCAAGTGAACGGGGAGAATGTCGGAAACTCTTATAATTCCTATCTTATTAACGACCTGCTTCGGGGGAAATACGGTTACGATGGCGTAGTGTGCACGGATTGGCTCATTACAGCAGACGAATCAGATAGTAAGGATTCCTTTCTCAGTGGTAAACCTTGGGGCGTAGAGGGTATGTCCGTCGCAGAACGGCATTACAAGCTCTTGATGGCAGGCGTTGACCAATTCGGCGGCAATAATGAGATGGAGCCCGTCCTTGAAGCATACAGAATGGGAGTAGCTGAGCATGGAGAGGTATGGATGCGGAATCGCTTTGAGCGGTCAGCTGTTCGGCTTCTACTTAATATTTTCCGTCTGGGTCTCTTCGAGAACCCGTATTTGAAGCCTGAGGAGAGCGCTCGGATTGTTGGGAATCCTGAGTTTATGCAATCAGGCTATGAAGCACAGCTGAAGTCGATCGTGCTGCTGAAAAACAAAAATCGGGTATTGCCGTTGGCAGCGAAACAAACCGTATATGTTCCGAAGCGTTATACTCCAGCAGGAAAGGATTGGTTCGGCAACCCAACGCCGGAAAAGACAGAATATCCAGTGAACCTGGATGTTGTGTCTAAATATTATTATGTGACAGATCAGCCGGAAAAAGCAGACTTTGCTCTTGTCTTCATAAGCAATCCTAAATCAGGAGTAGGCTTTAGTCAGGAAGATTCTGAGCAAGGTGGTAACGGCTATGTGCCCATTAGCTTGCAATTTAGACCGTACACTGCGGAACATGCTCGGGAGCAGAGCTTAGCTGGAGATGCGCGAGATAACGATGTACTTAACCGTTCTTATAAAGGAAAAACCGTTGTTACGCATAATGAGAGCGATCTGGATCGTGTCCTGGAAGCTCGCAAGCTGATGAAAGACAAACCGGTAATTGTGTCGATGTTATTGTCCAATCCTTCGGTTGTTGCCGAATTTGAGGGAGAGGCTGATGCTATACTTGTTAATTTTGGGTTACAGGATCAAGCACTTATGGAGGTGTTAACGGGTGCCGAGGAGCCTTCGGGATTACTCCCAGTACAAATGCCATCAGGTATGCAAACGGTAGAAGAGCAGCTGGAAGATGTGGCACATGACATGGAATGTCATGCGGATTCAGAAGGAAATGTATATGATTTTGCCTTTGGAATGAATTGGAATGGTGTTATAGAGGATGAAAGAACGAAGAATTACCGGAAATAA
- a CDS encoding ABC transporter ATP-binding protein — protein sequence MSKHDNGMNTPPIHRPGGFGPGIGPGSGPGRGGAVPIVRAKNQASTLKRIWTYLNRQRFGLIIVYVFTVLNALLSLIGPYLIGKAIDTAVIPHDYQGLIRFCILLIGIYGLGSVVAWVQAYVMTSVSQNTVFELRRDLFSKYQQLPIKFFDTRANGELMSRATNDIESVSSTLNQSVTQLLNSLITLSGSLVIMLMLNVPLTVVSLITIPLVLLASRKIIGLSRTYFRNQQRHLGELGGFIEETISGQKVVKQYSREESEVKRFRKISGELNKVSIKAQIVSGLVGPVMNMINNLGFAIIAGVGGWMAFHNMATVGIIVSFLTYSKQFGRPISDLANQYNLIQSAIAGAERVFEVLEMPSEYGDEESEDLPRLTGEVVFQDVSFAYKADSPILSGVTFEAKPGEKIALVGPTGAGKTTIVNLLIRFYDLNGGSIRIDGRDIRELDKNALRSQLGMVLQDAHVFSGTIRENIRFGRLDATDQEIEQAAQLANADAFIKRLPHGYETLLNAEGSNLSHGQRQLLTIARAILADPAILILDEATSSVDTRTEMHIQQAMKNLMKGRTSFVIAHRLSTIQDANRILVIQGGGIAEQGSHEELLAMQGAYYELYNTQFKRAI from the coding sequence ATGTCAAAGCATGACAACGGCATGAACACTCCCCCTATCCATAGACCAGGCGGATTCGGACCAGGAATAGGACCGGGATCTGGCCCCGGACGCGGCGGCGCTGTGCCAATCGTGCGCGCCAAAAATCAAGCGAGCACGCTTAAACGCATCTGGACTTATTTGAATCGTCAGCGGTTCGGGTTAATCATTGTATATGTATTTACTGTGTTGAATGCACTTCTTTCATTGATCGGACCGTATCTCATCGGTAAAGCGATTGATACTGCGGTTATTCCACACGATTATCAGGGTCTTATTCGGTTTTGCATACTCCTTATTGGCATTTATGGGCTAGGCAGTGTAGTTGCCTGGGTGCAAGCATACGTCATGACATCTGTTTCGCAGAATACTGTTTTTGAGCTGCGCCGTGATCTGTTCAGCAAGTATCAGCAGCTGCCCATTAAATTTTTTGACACTCGGGCTAACGGAGAATTGATGAGCCGGGCAACTAACGATATAGAGAGCGTATCCAGCACACTCAATCAGAGTGTAACCCAATTGTTAAATAGTTTGATAACATTAAGCGGCTCCCTCGTTATTATGTTAATGCTGAACGTTCCGTTGACTGTAGTCTCATTAATCACGATCCCGCTCGTATTATTGGCTAGTCGAAAAATCATTGGTTTAAGCCGCACTTATTTTAGAAATCAGCAGCGACATTTAGGTGAACTTGGCGGGTTCATCGAAGAAACCATCAGCGGACAAAAGGTGGTCAAACAATACAGTAGGGAAGAGTCAGAAGTTAAACGATTCCGAAAAATAAGCGGAGAACTGAATAAGGTCAGCATTAAGGCACAAATCGTATCAGGATTAGTAGGACCCGTGATGAACATGATTAATAACCTTGGTTTTGCGATCATTGCCGGGGTTGGGGGCTGGATGGCTTTCCATAACATGGCTACGGTTGGTATAATCGTTAGCTTCCTTACCTATTCCAAACAGTTCGGTAGACCCATTTCTGATCTTGCTAACCAGTACAATTTAATTCAATCTGCAATCGCCGGTGCAGAGCGTGTGTTTGAGGTTTTGGAGATGCCGTCCGAATACGGGGATGAAGAAAGTGAGGATCTCCCAAGATTAACAGGGGAGGTTGTTTTTCAGGACGTTTCTTTTGCTTATAAAGCGGATTCCCCGATTCTGTCTGGCGTTACGTTTGAAGCAAAACCTGGGGAGAAAATTGCACTCGTTGGCCCAACAGGAGCAGGTAAAACAACCATCGTTAACCTGCTGATCCGATTCTATGATTTGAATGGCGGTTCCATACGAATTGATGGTCGCGACATCCGAGAGCTGGATAAAAACGCACTTCGTAGTCAACTAGGGATGGTGCTGCAAGATGCGCATGTATTCTCGGGAACGATTCGTGAGAATATTCGGTTTGGCCGACTCGATGCGACCGATCAAGAGATTGAGCAGGCGGCTCAGCTAGCCAATGCAGATGCTTTTATCAAAAGATTACCGCATGGTTACGAGACCCTCCTCAATGCAGAAGGCAGTAATCTGAGTCATGGCCAGCGCCAGCTGTTAACGATTGCTCGCGCAATTTTAGCTGATCCTGCCATATTAATTCTTGACGAAGCAACCAGTAGCGTGGACACACGTACGGAAATGCACATTCAACAAGCAATGAAGAATTTGATGAAGGGTCGAACAAGCTTTGTAATCGCCCACAGGCTTAGTACGATCCAGGACGCCAATCGCATACTCGTGATCCAGGGTGGAGGAATTGCTGAGCAAGGAAGTCATGAGGAGCTTCTTGCGATGCAGGGCGCCTATTACGAGTTATACAATACCCAGTTCAAACGAGCGATTTAA
- a CDS encoding MFS transporter, whose translation MTGASTKGQVHTPFRRLTFGILLGYGMMMLALMTPATLLLTFKMIEVDPNGYTSSYGLVAGIGAFFALIGNPIGGALSDRTHLSFGRRRTWIILGPLVGCAALVCTGFANEPWQIMISWAVAQFFFNVGMAAYTALIPDQVPQEKQGTISGLIGLTIPIAMTVGMIMMTVMTSVSSEIKWLLLGVIGIIGPLLSTLIIKEGKVELVPKTHNQISLGKKLSTIFPSPRKFPEFSWAFVSKFLIMMGYCSTLYLTVMLVNRMGLTEELATAKVATINIVMLVGVAITSIFGGVLSDKFGRQKPFLIVSGFIIAIGVLLFAFVPSYPAYIAGAAVIGLGFGCFSAVDMALVARILPSKEDSAKDFGIMNVANALPQSIVPAIAPVLLGIGSWTFFYIFLAVCTILGMLAVKPLPEVGTEKRAQTVELTAVEAQSQKANLV comes from the coding sequence ATGACTGGAGCATCGACTAAAGGGCAGGTTCACACCCCTTTTCGTAGATTGACCTTTGGTATTCTGCTTGGGTACGGCATGATGATGCTGGCACTGATGACACCTGCCACCTTGCTGCTGACCTTTAAAATGATTGAAGTGGATCCGAATGGATATACCTCTTCCTATGGGCTGGTTGCAGGAATAGGCGCATTCTTTGCTCTTATCGGAAATCCGATTGGCGGTGCACTCAGTGACCGAACCCATCTTTCGTTCGGACGGCGGCGCACGTGGATTATCCTAGGTCCACTAGTTGGCTGTGCTGCTCTGGTATGTACTGGTTTCGCCAACGAACCTTGGCAGATCATGATTAGCTGGGCAGTCGCCCAATTTTTCTTTAATGTAGGGATGGCAGCCTATACAGCGCTCATTCCAGACCAAGTACCTCAGGAGAAACAAGGGACAATCTCCGGATTAATCGGTCTCACTATTCCAATCGCTATGACGGTAGGGATGATCATGATGACAGTGATGACCTCAGTTTCTTCAGAAATTAAGTGGCTTTTGCTAGGTGTAATCGGCATCATAGGTCCACTTCTCAGTACGTTGATTATTAAAGAAGGTAAAGTAGAACTTGTTCCCAAGACACATAATCAAATATCGCTGGGTAAGAAGCTGAGTACGATTTTTCCTAGTCCACGTAAATTCCCGGAATTCTCTTGGGCTTTCGTATCCAAGTTCCTGATCATGATGGGATATTGTAGCACTTTATACCTCACAGTCATGCTGGTAAACCGGATGGGACTTACGGAAGAGCTGGCCACCGCAAAGGTTGCTACGATTAATATCGTTATGTTAGTGGGTGTTGCAATTACAAGTATCTTCGGTGGGGTGTTGTCAGATAAATTTGGTAGGCAAAAACCATTCCTGATTGTTTCAGGGTTCATCATTGCTATTGGGGTTCTGTTGTTTGCCTTTGTGCCAAGTTATCCGGCCTACATTGCCGGAGCTGCAGTGATCGGATTGGGCTTTGGCTGCTTCTCAGCCGTAGATATGGCACTCGTTGCACGGATTCTTCCAAGTAAAGAGGATTCCGCCAAAGACTTCGGGATTATGAACGTAGCTAATGCGTTGCCTCAGTCCATTGTTCCAGCAATCGCTCCTGTGCTGTTAGGCATTGGCAGCTGGACCTTCTTTTACATCTTCCTTGCCGTCTGCACTATACTCGGTATGCTGGCAGTGAAGCCACTTCCAGAAGTGGGAACAGAGAAAAGAGCTCAAACTGTTGAACTAACAGCTGTCGAAGCGCAATCACAAAAAGCCAATCTGGTCTAA
- a CDS encoding GH39 family glycosyl hydrolase, whose protein sequence is MSHSSYEQLETEGKLPFDVSLHSVNFVPNHWHMSVELIFVLSGNLEVSTGNRQYRLKEGDMLLINQCYVHEVIGLDQNIIATFQIPTTYLKQHIHNVEKISFECYSAEVGPEKQNGLDNMRQLMAEMVQLKYKGGEAYELGMEARMLGLFSVLVKQFKLPNSGEAMNIKYMERMMSIITYIDEHYKDPVSLQTIAEREYLSVPYLSKFFSENIGVNFQTYLTSIRLKNTVEALLRDQDHSLAELALEQGFPNAKSFYAAFKSRYHITPHEYRKKYRPQTHAKQEGSASGYLAFNQSSALGIVRQFLRRSQSHQLEPVHAVVQLSASIPLNRIQRQIQHSWKNIITISKANEGLQSDVQAHLKYVQERCPFRYLRFHGIFDDSMMVYREDHEGQAHFNFRFVDQLFDFLLSIGLKPFIELGFMPFDLAADSSKHVFYEKSYVSPPKSMDRWCELVDRFIRHCINRYGLEEVESWKFEFWNEPEYGLFWPATEEVYNELYARTFDTLKAISLNLQIGAPGRIITLNSNAFCEQFFAFCKERGCLPDFIPLHFYPHEDMDDLLSKNWEPKERLSEKEISPLTVEGFNKVSPNPDYLKESLEREIGLLAELGLNGQELYLTEWNSTAFHRELTNDTLYKAAYIVKNIIENLDSINGFGYWVLSDNIEETAASSRIFHGGLGLMAQYGIPKAAMHAYEMLAKLGDRLVAHEEGYIVAAGRGGYQILAYNYCHFDDLYALGDTSFITPTSRYNGFKNERHLKIELTLTGLPSGRYKQVNHTISRAHGSSFDKWVEMGAPPVLTVEDTAYLKAASLPGRQIQLLEVGEELSVVIRMEPHSVELIELTPLF, encoded by the coding sequence TTGAGCCATTCCAGCTATGAACAGCTTGAGACCGAAGGCAAACTACCGTTTGATGTTTCTTTACATAGTGTCAACTTTGTGCCGAATCACTGGCATATGAGTGTGGAGCTGATTTTTGTGCTGTCCGGCAATCTAGAGGTTTCGACCGGAAACCGTCAATATAGGCTTAAAGAAGGCGATATGCTACTCATTAACCAGTGTTACGTGCATGAAGTTATCGGATTAGATCAGAATATCATCGCTACCTTTCAAATCCCAACAACCTATCTTAAGCAGCATATCCACAATGTGGAGAAGATCAGCTTTGAATGTTATTCTGCTGAAGTCGGTCCTGAGAAGCAAAATGGCTTAGATAACATGCGTCAGCTCATGGCTGAAATGGTACAACTTAAGTACAAAGGCGGAGAAGCCTATGAACTGGGGATGGAAGCACGTATGCTTGGGTTATTCTCTGTTTTGGTCAAACAGTTCAAGCTGCCAAATTCCGGTGAAGCGATGAATATAAAATATATGGAACGAATGATGAGCATCATCACTTATATAGATGAACATTATAAAGACCCGGTGTCGCTGCAGACAATCGCAGAACGAGAGTATTTGTCGGTGCCGTATTTGTCCAAATTTTTTAGCGAGAACATTGGGGTCAACTTCCAGACTTACTTAACCAGCATTCGTTTAAAAAATACCGTAGAAGCCCTTTTAAGAGATCAAGATCATTCGCTTGCTGAGCTGGCACTTGAGCAGGGCTTTCCAAACGCAAAATCTTTTTACGCTGCATTCAAAAGCCGATATCATATTACACCACATGAATATCGCAAAAAATATCGGCCTCAAACTCATGCGAAACAGGAAGGTTCAGCTTCCGGCTACTTAGCATTTAATCAATCCAGCGCACTGGGTATTGTTCGGCAATTCCTCCGGCGTAGTCAGTCGCACCAGCTTGAACCCGTACATGCGGTTGTTCAGCTGTCTGCGAGTATTCCTTTAAACAGGATTCAGCGGCAAATCCAGCATAGCTGGAAAAATATCATTACGATTAGTAAAGCAAATGAAGGACTCCAAAGTGATGTACAAGCTCATTTGAAATATGTACAAGAGCGGTGTCCGTTTCGCTATTTGCGTTTTCATGGAATTTTTGATGATTCAATGATGGTGTACCGGGAGGATCACGAAGGGCAGGCACATTTTAATTTTCGCTTTGTAGATCAGTTGTTTGATTTTTTGTTATCGATCGGTTTGAAGCCTTTTATAGAACTGGGGTTTATGCCTTTTGATCTCGCAGCAGACAGCAGTAAACATGTGTTTTATGAAAAGAGTTACGTGAGTCCGCCTAAATCCATGGACCGCTGGTGCGAATTGGTAGATCGGTTTATTCGCCATTGTATCAATCGGTATGGTCTTGAAGAGGTGGAAAGCTGGAAGTTTGAATTTTGGAATGAACCGGAATATGGTTTGTTCTGGCCTGCGACGGAAGAAGTGTACAACGAATTGTATGCCCGAACGTTCGATACCCTCAAAGCCATCTCTCTGAACCTTCAGATTGGCGCTCCTGGTAGAATTATTACTCTGAACTCCAATGCGTTTTGTGAACAGTTTTTCGCTTTCTGCAAAGAACGGGGTTGTCTTCCAGACTTTATCCCGTTACATTTTTATCCGCATGAGGACATGGATGATCTGCTTAGTAAAAATTGGGAGCCTAAAGAACGATTAAGTGAAAAAGAAATATCTCCACTTACAGTAGAGGGGTTCAACAAAGTGTCCCCAAACCCCGATTATTTGAAGGAATCACTGGAGCGTGAAATCGGACTGCTCGCTGAGTTGGGACTTAACGGACAAGAGCTATATTTAACCGAATGGAATTCAACGGCATTTCATCGTGAACTGACCAATGACACATTATATAAAGCTGCATATATCGTAAAAAATATCATCGAAAATCTCGACAGTATCAATGGGTTCGGATATTGGGTACTGAGTGACAATATTGAAGAAACGGCGGCTTCATCCCGGATATTTCATGGTGGTCTTGGACTTATGGCTCAGTATGGAATTCCGAAAGCCGCTATGCATGCCTATGAAATGCTCGCTAAACTGGGGGATCGGCTAGTCGCACATGAAGAGGGTTATATTGTGGCGGCTGGAAGAGGTGGTTATCAGATTTTGGCTTATAATTACTGTCATTTTGATGATTTGTACGCGCTTGGTGATACTTCATTCATTACACCTACTAGTCGTTATAATGGCTTCAAAAACGAGAGGCATCTTAAAATTGAACTCACATTAACTGGATTACCATCTGGCAGATATAAGCAAGTGAACCATACGATCAGCAGGGCACATGGCAGCAGCTTTGACAAGTGGGTAGAAATGGGGGCTCCACCCGTTCTGACTGTAGAGGACACTGCTTATCTAAAAGCTGCCTCTCTTCCAGGTAGACAGATTCAGCTTCTTGAAGTAGGTGAAGAGCTTTCTGTTGTCATTAGAATGGAACCTCATAGCGTAGAGCTCATTGAGCTGACTCCATTGTTTTGA
- a CDS encoding AraC family transcriptional regulator, with the protein MSEFYLNWFTSDQKFPFFIQYGFHDNDTDLHRHVDFSELVIVLSGTATHIVNTEESFIKKGNVFVINGSTPHAFKDPQDFKICNIMYKPEMLSTAGPDLRTSNGFQALFVLEPLYRHKHAYTSKLSLPIPMLEFVTALIAGMIEEYSHKLQGYQTLLVSRFMELVVYLSRHYEKQDKGSQDNHLIHLAKSLSFMEDHYLETLSLDQIAAHAGISVRHLNRIFRSYYQTTPISYLHRLRLERACSFLKHSNFSITQISHESGFSDSNYFTRQFTKTYGMSPKAYRKKL; encoded by the coding sequence TTGAGCGAATTTTATTTGAATTGGTTTACATCAGATCAGAAATTCCCATTCTTTATTCAATACGGCTTTCATGACAATGATACTGATCTTCATAGACATGTGGACTTTTCAGAGCTTGTAATCGTCTTGAGTGGTACTGCTACTCATATTGTGAATACCGAAGAATCATTCATCAAGAAGGGGAATGTTTTTGTGATTAACGGTTCAACCCCGCATGCTTTTAAAGATCCTCAGGATTTTAAGATCTGTAATATTATGTACAAGCCTGAAATGCTGTCGACGGCTGGACCGGATCTGCGAACTTCGAATGGCTTTCAGGCGCTGTTTGTATTGGAACCGTTGTATCGTCATAAACATGCCTACACAAGTAAACTAAGCTTGCCAATTCCCATGCTGGAGTTTGTCACTGCACTCATTGCCGGTATGATTGAAGAATATAGCCACAAGCTTCAAGGATATCAGACGTTGCTCGTCTCACGGTTTATGGAACTGGTTGTCTATTTATCAAGGCATTATGAAAAACAGGATAAAGGCAGCCAGGATAATCATCTAATACATTTGGCGAAGTCGCTCTCTTTTATGGAAGACCATTATCTTGAAACGTTGTCGCTGGATCAAATCGCCGCACACGCAGGGATATCTGTTAGACACTTAAACCGGATCTTTCGCTCTTACTATCAGACGACTCCTATCTCCTATCTCCATCGATTGCGTCTGGAACGGGCTTGCAGCTTTTTGAAGCATTCTAACTTCAGTATTACTCAGATCTCACATGAAAGCGGGTTTAGCGATAGCAATTACTTTACACGACAATTCACCAAAACCTACGGTATGTCTCCTAAGGCTTATCGGAAGAAGCTATAA
- a CDS encoding glycosyltransferase family 61 protein encodes MSFSVNGGAPSGYYRSVLELETEWGQKRTIHEAGQVIPFDFGQVAEFTAPKSIESSIHPALTPYCLQPFGGYLATISSGRVWGESGAVLSPEGKLIFDLSQEYDAVQNRMLEAEEHPVFHRWNGPKLQYLEGTVAVLTFCGSHNYFHWLYDVLPRLAMLKTSGIPYTSIIMNPNPYGPFVEQTWAMLGISESSVIRTNPEAYFEADQLLVPSLMMNSHYPPWTTDTLRKLLLPHRESTLATPERIYISRNKARTRRLVNEEEVIRCLEEYSIQPIYLEDWTVAQQIQLFASAKVIMGAHGAGLANLAFCQSGTQVIEIVHEQHVVPTYWMISNHNALDYYMMYGQGWPDPAIRFPGFEDIYVDIDRLKQILHLAGLNT; translated from the coding sequence ATGAGTTTTTCTGTGAACGGGGGAGCGCCCTCTGGATATTACCGGAGTGTCTTGGAACTTGAAACAGAATGGGGACAAAAAAGAACTATCCATGAAGCTGGACAGGTTATTCCGTTTGATTTCGGTCAGGTGGCCGAGTTCACCGCTCCTAAAAGCATTGAATCGAGTATTCATCCTGCACTGACGCCTTATTGTTTACAGCCGTTTGGCGGATACTTAGCCACCATCTCGAGTGGAAGGGTATGGGGAGAATCTGGTGCTGTTCTATCTCCGGAGGGAAAGCTGATCTTTGATCTGTCACAGGAATATGACGCCGTTCAAAATAGAATGCTAGAAGCTGAGGAACACCCTGTGTTCCACCGGTGGAATGGTCCAAAACTTCAATATTTAGAAGGAACCGTGGCTGTGTTGACGTTTTGCGGAAGCCATAACTATTTCCACTGGTTGTATGATGTGCTCCCTAGGCTGGCGATGCTCAAAACGAGTGGAATTCCTTATACCTCTATCATCATGAATCCAAATCCATATGGACCATTTGTGGAACAAACCTGGGCTATGCTCGGTATATCAGAGTCTTCAGTAATCCGGACAAATCCTGAAGCTTACTTTGAAGCTGATCAGCTACTTGTCCCTTCTTTGATGATGAATTCCCACTATCCCCCGTGGACCACGGATACGCTACGTAAATTATTGCTGCCTCACAGGGAATCAACACTCGCTACACCTGAGCGTATTTATATTTCTCGAAACAAAGCAAGAACCAGGCGCTTGGTTAATGAAGAGGAAGTTATACGCTGCCTTGAAGAATATAGCATTCAACCTATTTATCTTGAGGATTGGACGGTTGCCCAGCAAATCCAGTTATTCGCTTCGGCAAAGGTAATCATGGGAGCACATGGCGCTGGACTGGCCAATCTGGCTTTTTGTCAATCTGGAACACAAGTTATTGAAATTGTTCATGAACAGCATGTCGTTCCAACGTATTGGATGATCAGCAACCATAACGCTCTTGATTATTACATGATGTATGGTCAAGGCTGGCCAGATCCTGCTATTCGTTTTCCGGGATTCGAAGATATCTATGTGGATATAGATCGTCTGAAGCAGATTTTGCATTTGGCAGGTTTGAATACTTAG